From one Magnetofaba australis IT-1 genomic stretch:
- a CDS encoding ABC transporter ATP-binding protein, which produces MAAQPFLHRIRHLLPYYRQHRWSFAFGFLLLAATSITAAGVPYLLKLATEAFEAGADGQIMLPYAAGMAGLALLHAGLRIAARLRIFGVGREVEYAVRDDYHAKLQELDAPFFAKERVGDLVSRGTNDITALRMFMGPGFLQVSNAAMAYTVTLPLMLALDPMMTLMALAPFPLVLFSARKLTQKLYRLSRAVADRFGDLSAFVQESVAGAAVVRAHAQEASWRNQFAEQSEILYQSHLEHARLQGLFQPMVMFSGGVGGWIILAYGGHRVAAGTLTIGDFVAFTGYLVLLIQPTVGLGWILTVMQRGLAAIDRISLVLNSHPTILPPQSAQSHKDAPLPKQAAISVRALNFAYPSAPNKDADAQSDAAPIDPPHALREINLEIPAGAFVGLAGRVGSGKSTLLKCMARLLPSARDAIAIDGSPLLDIPEARLRKLLTMTPQESFLFSKSVRENLLYGAPGAREELAWRVAEEAAFDDEIRQFPDGIESLVGERGITLSGGQRQRAALARALVMDAPILLLDDVFSSVDAHTEELILNKLQEQAGQRTIVMVCQRVAALHRADVIHLMEHGRIVDSGPHSELMARSALYRDLHLQLERVEALEALR; this is translated from the coding sequence ATGGCCGCACAACCGTTTCTCCATCGTATTCGCCATTTGCTGCCCTATTACCGGCAGCATCGCTGGTCGTTTGCGTTCGGATTCCTGCTCCTGGCCGCCACCAGCATCACCGCGGCGGGAGTGCCCTATCTGCTCAAACTGGCCACCGAGGCGTTCGAAGCCGGCGCCGATGGTCAGATCATGCTGCCCTATGCCGCCGGCATGGCGGGACTGGCGCTGCTGCATGCCGGACTGCGCATCGCCGCGCGGCTGCGCATCTTCGGCGTTGGCCGCGAAGTCGAATACGCCGTGCGCGACGACTACCACGCCAAACTGCAAGAGTTGGACGCCCCCTTCTTCGCCAAGGAGCGGGTGGGCGATCTGGTCTCCCGCGGCACCAATGACATCACCGCCCTGCGCATGTTCATGGGCCCGGGCTTTCTGCAGGTCTCCAACGCCGCCATGGCTTATACGGTGACCCTGCCGCTGATGCTCGCGCTGGACCCCATGATGACGCTGATGGCGCTGGCGCCGTTTCCACTGGTGCTGTTCTCGGCGCGCAAACTGACACAGAAGCTTTATCGCCTAAGCCGCGCGGTGGCCGACCGCTTCGGCGATCTTTCGGCATTCGTGCAGGAGAGCGTGGCCGGAGCGGCGGTGGTGCGCGCCCACGCCCAGGAGGCCAGTTGGCGCAATCAATTCGCCGAGCAGTCGGAAATTCTCTATCAGAGCCATCTGGAACATGCGCGCTTGCAGGGGCTGTTCCAGCCCATGGTGATGTTCTCCGGCGGCGTGGGCGGCTGGATCATCCTCGCCTACGGCGGCCACCGAGTGGCGGCGGGCACCCTGACCATCGGTGATTTCGTCGCCTTCACCGGCTATCTGGTGCTGTTGATTCAGCCCACGGTGGGGTTGGGTTGGATTCTCACCGTGATGCAGCGGGGCTTGGCCGCCATCGACCGCATCAGTCTGGTGCTGAACAGCCACCCCACCATTCTGCCGCCCCAGAGCGCGCAGTCGCATAAGGACGCCCCCTTGCCCAAGCAAGCGGCGATTTCAGTACGGGCGCTGAATTTCGCCTACCCCAGCGCGCCGAACAAGGACGCCGACGCGCAGAGTGACGCCGCCCCCATCGATCCGCCCCACGCTCTGCGCGAGATCAATTTGGAGATCCCCGCCGGGGCTTTTGTGGGCTTGGCCGGGCGCGTGGGTTCGGGCAAATCCACCCTACTCAAATGCATGGCGCGGCTGCTGCCCAGCGCGCGCGACGCCATCGCCATAGACGGCTCCCCGCTGCTCGATATCCCCGAAGCGCGGCTGCGCAAACTGCTCACCATGACCCCGCAGGAGAGCTTCCTGTTCTCCAAAAGCGTGCGCGAGAATCTGCTCTATGGCGCCCCCGGGGCGCGTGAGGAGCTGGCGTGGCGGGTGGCTGAAGAGGCTGCCTTTGACGACGAAATCCGCCAATTCCCCGATGGCATCGAATCCCTGGTGGGCGAGCGCGGCATCACCCTCTCCGGCGGACAGCGGCAGCGCGCGGCGCTGGCGCGGGCGCTGGTCATGGACGCGCCGATTCTGCTGCTGGATGACGTCTTCTCCAGCGTCGACGCCCACACCGAGGAGTTGATCCTCAACAAACTGCAAGAACAGGCGGGGCAGCGCACCATCGTCATGGTGTGTCAGCGGGTGGCGGCGCTGCACCGCGCCGACGTGATTCACCTGATGGAGCATGGCCGCATCGTGGACTCCGGCCCCCATAGCGAACTGATGGCGCGCAGCGCGCTGTATCGCGATCTGCACCTGCAACTGGAGCGGGTGGAAGCGTTGGAGGCGTTGCGATGA
- a CDS encoding lytic murein transglycosylase produces the protein MSTPQRGWRGGICAILLGLFSVILVPQARADVVDDNPWLKPWIGKHGITRAWLNQTLSGLKPYPKAARLMDRQAEAKPYWEYRNLFINDAVVRKGRARLREHRALLNKIQGKYGVPAEVVVALWGIESRFGGNTGRHPVLRVLFSLSQTYERRQTFFRKQLHEFLILCHEEGWNPREPMGSYAGAMSQAQMIPGTLRRYAVDFDGDGHRDVFHSTPDVLASIANYLSSHGWKRGGLYTLPLKADRKLDALVVSAPKKLTAWSHWRGRGAQLAEAGVSLPDSTPSALIKLAERGAPRYHVVFNNFTTVMAWNRSRRFAMVAHELASRIGAQ, from the coding sequence ATGTCGACACCACAGCGCGGTTGGCGCGGCGGAATCTGCGCAATTTTACTCGGACTGTTCAGCGTCATTTTGGTTCCTCAGGCGCGCGCCGACGTGGTCGACGACAACCCGTGGCTCAAACCGTGGATCGGCAAACACGGCATCACCCGCGCGTGGTTGAATCAGACCCTCAGCGGACTCAAACCCTACCCCAAAGCCGCCCGTCTGATGGACCGGCAGGCCGAAGCCAAGCCCTACTGGGAATACCGCAATCTCTTTATCAACGACGCCGTGGTCCGCAAAGGCCGCGCGCGCTTGCGCGAGCATCGCGCGCTGCTGAATAAAATTCAGGGCAAGTATGGCGTCCCGGCGGAAGTGGTGGTGGCGCTGTGGGGCATCGAAAGCCGTTTTGGCGGCAATACCGGTCGCCATCCGGTGCTACGCGTGCTGTTCTCCCTGTCGCAAACCTACGAACGTCGCCAGACATTCTTTCGCAAACAACTCCATGAGTTCCTCATCCTGTGCCATGAAGAGGGGTGGAATCCCCGTGAGCCCATGGGCTCCTACGCCGGGGCCATGTCCCAGGCGCAGATGATTCCCGGCACCCTGCGGCGCTACGCGGTGGACTTCGACGGCGACGGTCATCGGGATGTGTTCCACTCCACCCCCGACGTGCTGGCCAGTATCGCCAATTACTTGAGCAGCCATGGCTGGAAGCGCGGCGGACTCTATACGTTGCCGCTGAAAGCCGACCGCAAGCTGGACGCTCTGGTGGTGAGCGCGCCGAAGAAACTGACTGCCTGGAGCCACTGGCGCGGGCGCGGGGCGCAACTGGCCGAAGCGGGGGTGTCTCTGCCCGATTCGACGCCCAGCGCATTGATCAAACTGGCGGAGCGCGGCGCGCCCCGTTATCATGTCGTCTTTAACAATTTCACCACGGTGATGGCGTGGAACCGATCGCGCCGTTTCGCCATGGTCGCGCATGAGCTGGCCAGCCGCATCGGCGCCCAGTAG
- a CDS encoding septal ring lytic transglycosylase RlpA family protein — MIFRAARIVVGIGLLGAVLAGCSLVPKEPRYPPDKTRPYEINGVTYRPIKDAEGYVNVGVASWYGPNFDGKPTAIGERFDMHQVSAAHKTLPLPVWVRVTNLENGRQLIVRVNDRGPFVKDREIDLSYAAAKLLGYAVKGTAKVRVEALPKDADIEALKREAQSHVGAARQVRRPTAQASLAPRPATAATRPQTQVIVRRPATAKERAMAAQQAQPLKRAQSAQRVARVAPTPQPASADLANASGAFVQVGAFLARSNAERLARKLVDVGRAHVLARDQNGKRLYVVRMGPFATVAKADDMVQTLVKKGFPEGRVLFNE, encoded by the coding sequence ATGATCTTCCGCGCCGCGCGTATTGTGGTGGGGATCGGGCTGCTGGGCGCCGTGTTGGCCGGTTGCAGTCTCGTGCCCAAAGAGCCGCGCTATCCGCCGGATAAAACCCGGCCCTATGAGATCAATGGGGTGACCTATCGCCCCATCAAGGACGCCGAAGGCTATGTCAATGTGGGCGTGGCCTCCTGGTATGGGCCCAATTTCGATGGCAAGCCCACCGCCATTGGCGAGCGCTTTGACATGCATCAGGTCAGCGCCGCGCATAAAACCCTGCCGCTGCCGGTATGGGTGCGGGTCACCAATCTGGAGAATGGTCGCCAGTTGATCGTGCGGGTCAACGATCGCGGTCCGTTTGTGAAGGATCGTGAAATCGACCTCTCCTATGCGGCGGCCAAGCTGCTGGGGTATGCGGTCAAGGGCACCGCCAAAGTGCGGGTGGAGGCGCTGCCCAAGGACGCCGACATCGAAGCGCTCAAACGTGAGGCGCAGAGCCATGTGGGCGCTGCGCGGCAGGTGCGGCGACCCACGGCGCAGGCGTCGCTGGCTCCGCGTCCGGCCACGGCGGCCACCCGTCCGCAGACCCAGGTGATCGTGCGGCGTCCAGCCACCGCCAAAGAGCGCGCCATGGCCGCGCAACAGGCGCAACCGCTAAAGCGCGCACAGAGTGCGCAGCGGGTCGCGCGGGTGGCGCCGACGCCGCAACCGGCCTCGGCGGATCTGGCCAACGCGTCGGGCGCTTTTGTCCAGGTGGGCGCATTCCTGGCGCGCAGTAACGCCGAACGGTTGGCGCGCAAGCTGGTGGATGTTGGGCGCGCCCATGTGTTGGCGCGCGATCAAAACGGCAAACGTCTCTATGTGGTCCGCATGGGCCCCTTCGCCACTGTCGCCAAAGCCGACGACATGGTACAAACGCTGGTCAAGAAGGGTTTTCCCGAAGGGCGCGTGCTCTTCAACGAGTGA
- a CDS encoding D-alanyl-D-alanine carboxypeptidase family protein: MSNPLRLALSALTISLLLAQSALAQPFTVRAKSAILGDVDSGAILFEQNADEVAAPASLTKVMTLYILYEAITNGDLTLDSTMMVSKKAWKMKGSKTFVKVGDRVRVEDLIRGIAVQSGNDASIVVAEHIAGSEAGFADLMNAKAMQLGMSQSHFANASGFPAPNHYTTARDMLKLSSAFVANFPDLERYSQLKEFTYAGITQRNRNKLLWRDPTITGLKTGHTDSAGYCLIATNEKDGQRLASVIMGAESSRVREEEALRLLQYGNRTFETLRLFEAGQPVRSLRVWKGAEQTVNGVIRDSVVVTIPRKQRGSLEVGLRYDDPIVAPVPQYAQLGSLVVKLGSESVVERPVVAATAVEEGGLVTQLLDAVRLQLGW, translated from the coding sequence ATGAGCAATCCCCTGCGTCTGGCGCTGAGCGCCCTGACAATTTCCCTGCTGCTGGCGCAAAGCGCCCTGGCGCAACCCTTCACCGTGCGCGCCAAGTCGGCGATTCTCGGCGACGTGGACTCCGGCGCGATTCTGTTCGAGCAGAACGCCGACGAGGTCGCCGCGCCCGCCTCCCTGACCAAGGTGATGACCCTCTATATTCTCTACGAGGCCATCACCAATGGCGATTTGACCCTCGACTCCACCATGATGGTGAGCAAGAAAGCCTGGAAGATGAAGGGCTCCAAGACCTTCGTGAAAGTGGGCGATCGGGTGCGGGTGGAGGATCTGATTCGCGGCATCGCGGTGCAGAGCGGCAATGACGCCAGCATCGTGGTGGCCGAGCACATCGCCGGTTCCGAGGCCGGTTTCGCCGACCTGATGAACGCCAAGGCGATGCAGCTGGGCATGAGCCAGAGCCACTTCGCCAACGCCTCGGGCTTCCCGGCGCCCAACCACTACACCACCGCACGGGATATGCTCAAACTCTCCAGCGCGTTCGTGGCCAACTTCCCGGATCTGGAGCGCTACTCCCAGCTCAAGGAGTTCACCTACGCGGGCATCACCCAGCGCAACCGCAACAAACTGCTGTGGCGCGATCCCACCATCACCGGTTTGAAGACCGGCCACACCGACAGCGCCGGTTACTGCCTCATCGCCACCAACGAAAAAGACGGTCAGCGGCTGGCGTCGGTGATCATGGGCGCCGAGAGCAGCCGCGTGCGCGAGGAGGAGGCGTTGCGTCTGTTGCAGTACGGCAACCGCACCTTCGAAACCCTGCGTCTGTTCGAAGCCGGGCAGCCGGTGCGCAGTCTGCGGGTGTGGAAAGGCGCCGAGCAGACTGTTAACGGCGTTATCCGCGATTCGGTGGTGGTGACCATTCCGCGCAAGCAGCGCGGTTCGCTGGAGGTGGGCTTGCGTTACGACGATCCCATCGTCGCGCCGGTGCCGCAGTACGCCCAGTTGGGCAGTCTGGTGGTGAAGCTGGGCAGCGAGTCGGTGGTGGAGCGTCCGGTGGTGGCCGCCACGGCGGTGGAGGAGGGCGGACTGGTGACGCAACTGCTCGATGCGGTGCGTTTGCAGTTGGGCTGGTGA
- the bcp gene encoding thioredoxin-dependent thiol peroxidase: MLDVGDALPQMSLPDQDGKEWALTDLLGEKGAVFYFYPKDNTPGCTTESMDFQALLPEFEKRGYSVVGISKDSSKSHTNFRVKKGLTFTLLADVETDMCQAFGVWQEKKNYGKTYMGIVRTTFVVDAAGKVAKVYPKVKVKEHAQAVLADLDA; the protein is encoded by the coding sequence ATGTTGGACGTGGGAGACGCATTGCCGCAGATGAGCTTGCCCGATCAAGACGGCAAGGAGTGGGCGTTGACAGATCTGCTGGGAGAGAAGGGGGCGGTGTTCTACTTCTACCCCAAGGACAACACCCCCGGTTGCACCACCGAGTCCATGGATTTTCAAGCGCTGCTGCCGGAGTTCGAAAAGCGTGGCTATAGCGTGGTGGGGATCTCCAAGGATTCGTCCAAATCCCACACCAATTTCCGCGTCAAGAAGGGGTTGACCTTCACCCTGCTGGCCGACGTGGAGACCGATATGTGTCAGGCCTTCGGCGTGTGGCAGGAGAAGAAGAACTACGGTAAGACCTATATGGGCATCGTGCGCACCACCTTCGTGGTGGACGCCGCGGGGAAAGTGGCTAAGGTCTATCCCAAGGTGAAGGTGAAAGAGCACGCGCAGGCGGTGTTGGCGGATCTGGACGCGTAA